The genomic region GGTTGATCTGGCGGCTGACCACGGTCTGCACGCCCGTCAGGATATGCGCGGCCACCACCATCGCGTCCACCGAGAGGTGCGGATCCGCGCCGTGGCCGCCCTTGCCCTCGACGGTCACCACCACTTCGTCGGCGCTGGCGGTGATCGGGCCGGTCCGGACGCCGACTATTCCGACCGGCAGTTCGGCCCAGACGTGGAAGCCCAGGGCGGCCGCGACCGGGGGATCGGCCAGGCAGCCCGCCTCGATCATCAGGGCCGCCCCGCCCTCGTCCTCTTCGGCGGGCTGGAAGATGAACTTCACGTTGCCGGGCAGATCGGCGCGGATGTCGGCCAGCAGCCTCGCGACGCCCAAGAGGATGGACGCGTGGGCGTCGTGGCCGCATGCGTGCATGACGCCGGGCACCTGGGAGATCCACTCGTGCGTGTTGCGCTCCTGCACCGGCAGAGCGTCCATGTCGGCGCGGACCAGGATGGTCGGCCCCGGCCGGCCGCCGCGCAGCAGGCCGACGACGCCGGTGCGCGCGATGCCGGTGGTCACTTCCAGGCCCAGGGCCGCCAGTTCTTCCGCCACGATGCCGGACGTGCGAATCTCGTTGAACGAGAGTTCCGGCCAGCGGTGGAAGTCGCGACGGCGAGCCACCAGGTCGCTCGCGGCCGCGGCGGCGAGCGCGGACAGGCGGTCGGCCGGCAGGAGCGAAGTCTCGCCTTGCGGCGTGGCCAGCGGTCGGGCGCCCGTGTTCACCGTTCCATGATAACCGCCGTGCTAGGATGGCGCCAGAAAAGGGGCCGGCGCATCGTGTGGT from Candidatus Tanganyikabacteria bacterium harbors:
- a CDS encoding amidohydrolase, with the protein product MSALAAAAASDLVARRRDFHRWPELSFNEIRTSGIVAEELAALGLEVTTGIARTGVVGLLRGGRPGPTILVRADMDALPVQERNTHEWISQVPGVMHACGHDAHASILLGVARLLADIRADLPGNVKFIFQPAEEDEGGAALMIEAGCLADPPVAAALGFHVWAELPVGIVGVRTGPITASADEVVVTVEGKGGHGADPHLSVDAMVVAAHILTGVQTVVSRQINPLEPVVVSFGKIESGHGHNIIAHDAVLSGTVRTSSEALRREMPGRIQRLCEGIAAAYGATCRVDYRHQYPITVNDAGMAEVVRAAAAEILGASQVVEADPTMGSEDIAYFFQEVPGCYFFLGAANEARGIDKPHHHPQFDIDEDCLPIGLQVLARSVLLYLESRAPSQA